The region TTGCCCATGAGCGGCCGTTTGGTCGTATCGCGGTCCCCGCCGCAGCCGAAGACCGTGAGGACCTTACCTGCTGCAAATTCACATACCGCCTTCAGCACATTCTCCAGACCGTCTGGCGTATGCGCATAGTCAACGATGACTGCGAAATCCTGCCCGGCATCGACCGATTCGACACGGCCGTCCACGCCGGCAACCGACTCCAGGCTGGCCTTGATGTCCGCAAGCGGCACATCCTCAAGCAGTGCGGCTGTAATAGCCGCAAGCGCATTATAGACGTTGAACTTGCCGACCATGCGAAGCGAAATATCCGTCTCACCCTTAAACGTCTCCACGTGGAAAAAAGTTCCTTTGGCGGTGATCGATATTTGCGATGCCCGGACATTGGCAGCCTTGTCGATACCATATGTAATGACCTCCGCTGCGGTCTGGGCGGCAAAATAGGCGCTGGCTTCATCGTCGGCATTCAGCACAGCATATTTGCGTTCTTCCTTCCAAGGGGAGATCACGTTGCCGAGCCGTGAGAAGAACAAGCCCTTCACTGCGCGGTACTCCTCCATCGTATGGTGGTAATCCAGGTGATCCTGGGTCAAATTCGTAAAGATCGCGGTGCGGTAGTCGGTCCCCTTTACCCGGCCCTGCTGGAGCGCATGGGAGGAGACTTCCATTACACAGCACTGTACACCCTTAAGCGCCATCTGATTCAGGCTGCGCTGAAGCTCCAGCGATTCCTGTGTCGTACCGGACATCGGATAGCTCTGACCGTCATACCGCATCTGGATCGTACCAATCAGGCCAGTCTTCACCCCATGATCCTGCATGATCCGTTCAATTAGATAGGTGGTGGTTGTCTTGCCGTTGGTACCAGTGATGCCGATCAGCTTCATCCGGCTGCTCGGTGAACCGAAGAAGGCATTGGACAGCACTGACATGGCATACCGGCAGTCATCCACCACGATCTGCGGCAGGTCAATGTCCAGCTTCCGTTCGCAGACCAGAGCAGCCGCGCCTTTGGCGGCAGCCTGAGGTGCGTAATCATGTCCGTCCACTGTATGTCCGGGCAGACAGATGAACAAATCGCCCGGACCCACCTTGCGTGAATCGGCCTGCAAATCCGAAATTTCTATGTCTCCGTCCCCGTATAGACGGGCAGCCGCCAGACAAGAAGAGAGTTCTTTAATTAACATACCTATCCCTCACTCTGCATAAAATCCTTATATTTTGGGTAAATTATCCATCTTAATAAATTGTACCTGTAAGTTTTTCAGTATATAACAAAGCTTAAGGCTCACTTGGCGTTCCCATGTAAATCCGGATGGTGGAGCCCTGCTGCACTCTTGCCCCAGGCTTAGGAGCCTGATTGATCACGGTGTTGCCGGTGCCGGAACGGACCAGCATGAAATTCATATTCAGATCCTCATAGATATCCTGAACAGTTGCCCCCGTAAGATCAGGGACCGTCACTATGGGAGTCTCTCCGTATTTATAGGTTCTCGGCAGCTGATCCTTACGCTCCGGAACCTTCAGATACAGAAGAGAATCCTCAAGAATATTCTGGACAATCGGAGCGGCAACTACACCCCCGAATTGAATTCCCTTCGGGTTATCGACTGCCGTATAGACTACGATCTGCGGATCATCCGCCGGCGCAAAGCCGATAAAGGATACGATATGCTCTGTAGGAGAATAACGGCCGTTGATT is a window of Paenibacillus sp. FSL H3-0469 DNA encoding:
- a CDS encoding UDP-N-acetylmuramoyl-L-alanyl-D-glutamate--2,6-diaminopimelate ligase; translated protein: MLIKELSSCLAAARLYGDGDIEISDLQADSRKVGPGDLFICLPGHTVDGHDYAPQAAAKGAAALVCERKLDIDLPQIVVDDCRYAMSVLSNAFFGSPSSRMKLIGITGTNGKTTTTYLIERIMQDHGVKTGLIGTIQMRYDGQSYPMSGTTQESLELQRSLNQMALKGVQCCVMEVSSHALQQGRVKGTDYRTAIFTNLTQDHLDYHHTMEEYRAVKGLFFSRLGNVISPWKEERKYAVLNADDEASAYFAAQTAAEVITYGIDKAANVRASQISITAKGTFFHVETFKGETDISLRMVGKFNVYNALAAITAALLEDVPLADIKASLESVAGVDGRVESVDAGQDFAVIVDYAHTPDGLENVLKAVCEFAAGKVLTVFGCGGDRDTTKRPLMGKIAAKYSDHVLVTSDNPRTEDPLQILADIEAGLREDGVERGRYEMIPDRREAITKAIEMASPGDVVLIAGKGHETYQLIKGVVHDFDDRIVAKEVIRGRSY